The Xenopus tropicalis strain Nigerian chromosome 7, UCB_Xtro_10.0, whole genome shotgun sequence genome includes a region encoding these proteins:
- the calhm3 gene encoding calcium homeostasis modulator protein 3, with amino-acid sequence MEKFKMIFQYFQSNSESVMNGICAILALASVKIYNIMDFNCPCMPKYNMVYGMGIMFVPPVALFLCGLIVNRQSVLMIEEWRRPTGRRKKDLAIVKYMFSSVLTRAMVAPVVWILTSLLDGNCFVCAFSGSVDPEKFPGFANDSSAEIQMLLYKVPCKEDIMIRDHPSRKAVSRYLKCWSQAIGWGILLLLIVVAFLARSLKPCFDQTAFLQTRYWSNYVDIEQKIFDETCCQHARDFAHKCILHFFENMHNEMKVAHLTNKKAEDEEDHLHGITNHEQVNQLLKTWYRSKPPLCLNHATLRQHIRSKCNADDNNKQTDV; translated from the exons ATGGAGAAGTTTAAAATGATATTCCAGTACTTCCAGTCCAACTCGGAATCAGTTATGAATGGGATATGTGCAATCTTAGCCCTAGCTAGTGTTAAAATCTATAATATTATGGATTTTAACTGCCCGTGCATGCCAAAGTATAATATGGTGTATGGCATGGGAATCATGTTCGTCCCTCCGGTGGCTCTCTTCCTTTGCGGTCTCATTGTAAACAGGCAGTCGGTGCTTATGATTGAAGAGTGGAGAAGACCAACAGGCAGGAGGAAAAAAGATCTGGCCATAGTAAA GTACATGTTCTCTTCAGTACTTACAAGAGCCATGGTTGCTCCTGTAGTCTGGATTCTTACTTCCCTCCTGGATGGAAACTGTTTTGTGTGTGCTTTTAGTGGCTCAGTTGACCCTGAAAAATTCCCTGGCTTTGCTAATGACAGCTCTGCAGAAATACAGATGCTTCTCTACAAGGTACCATGTAAAGAGGATATAATGATAAGGGACCACCCTTCGCGGAAAGCAGTGTCCAGATACCTAAAATGCTGGTCACAG GCTATTGGATGGGGGATTCTGCTGCTTCTTATTGTTGTGGCTTTTCTCGCCCGCTCCCTCAAGCCTTGCTTTGATCAGACAGCCTTTCTACAGACACGTTACTGGAGTAACTATGTGGACATAGAGCAGAAGATCTTTGATGAAACTTGCTGTCAGCACGCTCGAGACTTTGCCCACAAATGCATCCTCCATTTCTTTGAGAACATGCACAATGAGATGAAAGTAGCACATCTTACCAACAAGAAGGCAGAGGATGAAGAAGACCATCTGCATGGCATCACCAACCATGAACAGGTCAACCAACTCTTAAAGACGTGGTACCGAAGCAAACCCCCACTCTGTTTAAATCATGCGACTCTGCGCCAGCATATCAGGTCAAAATGTAATGCAGACGATAATAACAAACAAACTGATGTTTAG